The DNA window GGCGATGATTTCATAGCAGGGCACATAGGCCGTGCCCGGCAGTTTCATCCGGTGCTGGACGACAAAACCCTGCAGCAGTTGGTCCATCTGCTTCATCATTTGCCGATCGCCATGCAGCTTATAGGGGCCGAACTCTTCAATGGCCTGTATGCCATTTTCTTTCACGTTGCCCGCCACGATGCCGGAAAACGCGCGGCGCAGCGCCGCCGCCAACTGTTCGGCTGGCTGGGCCGGCGACAGGTTGAGATTAGCCATGTTTTCATGGGTCGGCTCAAACGGCAATTGCAGATCCGGCGCAATGCGCATTGACCAGTTGAAGCTGTAGGCATCGCCGGTATTACGGCGATTTTCTTTAACCAACGGCATGGTGTTACGCATGCGGCGCGCAACCTCGGCCGGATCGTCAATGATGATCTGGTAGTGGCGGCGGGCCTGTTCTCCCAGCGTATTGCCGATAAACTCATCCAGAACGCGGAAGTAGTCGGCGCTCTCTTTTGGCCCGGTCAGGATCAACGGCAGCACCTGCTCGCTGTTTTCCGGGGTCATCAAGATCCCCAACAGATAGAGCAATTCCTCGGCGGTGCCAACGCCACCAGGGAAGATAATGATGCCGTGCGCAATGCGCACAAAGGCTTCCAGCCGTTTTTCAATATCCGGCATGATCACCAGTTCATTGACCAACGGGTTAGGCGGCTCGGCGGCGATGATCGAAGGCTCGGTCATGCCGATAAAACGGCTGTTGCGGTAACGCTGCTGGGCATGGCCCACCGCGGCGCCTTTCATCGGCGCTTCCATCGCGCCAGGCCCACAGCCCGTGCAGATGTTCAGTTCGCGCAGGCCCAGCTCGCTGCCCACCTTGCGCGCATACAAGTATTCGGTCGGATTAATGGAGTGGCCACCCCAACAGACGATCATATTCGGATCTTCATCCAGATGCAGCGTGCGGGCGTTGCGCAGGATGGAGAACACCAGGTTGGTGATGTGCGTGGAATTTTCCAGGTTTAAGTTTTGAAAACGGCCGGTGGCGTTGGCGATCTGACCATGCACAAACAGAATATCACGCAGTACGGCAAACAGATTGGCTTGCAGTGAACGGATGATACGGCCATCGACGAAGGCCTCTTCCGGCGGGTTAATCAATTCCAGTTTAACGCCGCGTTCACGGCGCAACACGTTGATGTCAAAGTTTTCATAGCGTGACAGCAGTTGCTTGCTGTTGTCAGTCTGGCTACCGGAGTTCAATACGGCCAGTGAACAGTTGCGGAACAAACGGTACAGGTCGCTGCTGGCGGTACGCTTGAGCATGTCTACTTCCAACTGCGACAACAAGTCCATAGAGCCGAGTGGGCTGATATGTGTAATCAAGATAACTCCTTTGCGCCCTGGCTGGGCATTAGCAATCCATACAGCAGCTTGTTATTGTATGCGAGCATCGCGCTTGGCGCCTGCGTGCCGGAACGCATTCTACGGCGGCGGATACTCTGGTTTAACCTTACCGCCGTCCCTTGATTTTTACCAATACAACGCAGCGCGTTAGCGCACTCGTTGAGCAATGGTTGGCTTACTGGCGGGCCAGCCGCCCGGCATTCGGGGTGAACGCCGTATTGCTGCGCCAGGGGTTGATATCCAGCCCGCCGCGGCGCGTGTAGCGCGCGTATACCGACAGTTGCTCCGGTTGGCAAAAACGCAGCACATCATTAAAGATGCGTTCAACGCATTGCTCGTGGAACTCGTTGTGATGGCGAAAAGACACCAGGTAACGCAGTAGCGCTTTCCGATCGATCTGCGGCCCGCGGTATTGGATCTGCACTGAACCCCAGTCCGGCTGGTTGGTGATCAGGCAGTTGGATTTCAGCAGATTGCTGACGAGCGTTTCTTCCACCAGCGGGCCGGTGTTGGCGCCTTGCAGATAGCCAGCGTTGAAGTCATAGTTATCGATAGCGATGTCTTGTTCGTCGATGCATTCTCCCGCCAGCATGGCGATCGGTTGCCCGGCCAGTTGTTCCAGGCGGAACAGGGTGACGCTGACTTCGCCTTGCGCACAGGCCGCCAGATCGCGCTGCAGGGTGCTGTGCACGGCGTCCCAATTATCAAAGCGCGTCTGGTTGAAGCTGTTGAGATACAGCTTGAAGCTTTTGGATTCGATCAGGTTGGCGCTATTGGCGTTCAGGCTGATTTCCCCCACGGCCACCTGCGGTAGGCCTTTATCATTCAGCCAGGAGAGTTCGTACAGCGTCCAGATATCGGCGCCGTGGAAAGGCAGGCTCTGCGGATACAGCCCCAGCGGCTCGCGATTCAGGCTGCGCGGAACCGGCTGTAGCAGCGTGGCGTCGTACTGATCGTGATAGGCAGTGGGTTTACCGAGCTTCAGGCCGGCGAGCGCCTGATTGTTTTGATATGTGGACATAGATGTCACCTTGGTCCCAGAACGATACAATGGCCGCCAGTTTACCGTATATGGGATAAAATATGGACCATGATGTAGCACACGCTCTGCGTGAATTTACCCAGCGTTATGTTGCACTTTGGCAACAGCAGCGCGGCCATGCGCCGGCCAGTAGCGAACTGTACGGCGTGTCTTCGCCTTGCATTGTGGAAAGCCGCACTGACGATGTGCTGTGGTTGCCGCAGCCGTTCACGCCACCGGCGACGCTGGCCCGGGTGGAAACCGCACTTGAACTGCGGCTGCAGCCGGATATCCATACTTTTTACACGCAGCAATATGCCGGCGATATGACCGCTCAATTTGGCGAGCAGCACCTGACGCTGCTGCAGGTGTGGAGTGAAGACGATTTCATTCGCCTGCAGGAAAACCTGATCGGTCACCTGGTGACGCAAAAACGCCTGAAACTCTCGCCCACGCTGTTCCTCGCCACCACGGCATCAGAGATGACAGTGGTATCGCTTTGCAACGTCAGCGGCAACGTGGTGCTGGAGCAGTTCGGCAGCAGCAAACGCACGTTGCTGGCGGCCTCACTGGGCAATTTCCTCGACGCGCTGCGGCCAACCCTCTCTGATTAATTACGTTTATAGGTAATACCGTGTAAGAGATATCTCACATTACGTGTGAGATATTGCTTTTTATTTTTTTCGAAATTTGTCCCAGATCAATATTATCTAGTTGTTTATCAATAGGTTGTTTTTGATCTCTTCGTGTTTTTCCCTCATCCGTCCGCTAGCCGCGTTCTTGGTATATTGTGCAACAATGAAAATTAAGCGATCTTGATGTTTATAGGATATATGAACTTGAAACGGATAACGGCAGGCGCCGGGCGTTTTAAGGGCAGCACGAACAAGCCCGTTCTGGGCAAAAGGCAACCTATCAGGCAGGGGCCTTGCGGTTTTCAGGATGAACTCGGGACACCTCCAGGAAGGAGATCGAGAGCCGATAAAGGAATATTGGCGGGCCATGAAAGGCTATAAGGAACCACGCTGGGAAGGCGTTCAGGGATTTGCACGGATGTTGGGCCAGGATGGCCATAGGGAAAAGTTTTCAGGGATTGAGCAGGGAGCACACTTTGTAGCTGGATGGCTATAAAACGAACTGGGGGCACTGTTAACGCAGTGCCCCTATTTTTTTACCCATTCATTGTGTCCGGGAGAATGTGATAAGGGCGCGCGCGGTAGCCAATAATCGAAGGCAATACGCCTTATCCACTGCCAGCACACCGTACCGGTAACCATTCCCGTCTAAATTTAGTTTCGTCCGTTTCGTCCGTTTCGTCCGTTTCGTCCGTTTCGTCTGTTTCGTTTGTTGTGTTTTTCGTTTGTTTCGACTAATCTGCAATCAATCATTGCTGTCAACACTAAATCGTAAAACTGAAACTCATAAACTAAACCTAAACATTGGATACTTAAATGAAAAACTCAATTCTTGATAGCCTGAGCCTTCCGGCTCAAGGGGAGATTGAGGCAGCTGTTCGTGGGCAAAGGGAGCTTGCTGCCTACCTCTCCACGAAAATGGAAACACAAAAAATTTCGATTCAGGACGCAGATAACAACACTCGCCAGATCGAGTTGCCAACGTCTTCATTGACGCTGCTTATGTCGATTTTAGGAGAGTTGGCCGTCGGTAACGCGGTTCAGGTTGTTCCTGTGCATGCTGAATTAACAACGCAGGAAGCTGCCAACATTCTGAATGTTTCTCGCCCTCATATGGTGAAACTACTGGAAGATGGGAAGCTACCTTTTCACAAAACAGGTCGCCATCGCCGCGTGCTTTTCGCCGATTTAATGAGGTACAAAGATCAGCGAGATAGCGAAAGCCACAAAGCAATGCAGGTATTGGCAGATCATAGCCAGGAACTTGGATTTTACTGATGACTCTTTCACCTTATCCCGTAGTATTAGATGCTTGCGTACTCTATCCATCCTTACTACGGGATTTATTGATGCATCTGGGACTGACCGGGCTGTATCAACCGAAATGGTCGGCCATTATCGAAGAAGAATGGCAGCGTAATTTGATTAAGGATAGACCTGACTTAAATTCTGACCAAATCAAACAAACTGGGGAGCTTATGAATCGGGCATTGCCTGATGCAATGGTTACAGGTTTCGAGCCGCTCGTTGCCAGTATCGATCTTCCTGATGTTGATGACAGGCATGTTGTTGCTGCCGCCATTTGCAGCAATGCTGAAATCGTCGTTACGTTCAACTTGAAAGATTTCCCACTACAATACCTGAATAATTTCGGCATTGAAGCATTACATCCAGATGATTTTATTACTGATTTTTTCGATTTGAATCAGGCACTTGTTCTGGCGGCCGTAAACAAGCAGCGCCGCAATATGAGAAAGCCGCCGAAATCGGTTGATGAGTATCTTGATGCGCTACTTCGCCAGGCTCTACCACAAACAGTAAAAGAATTGAGTAAATTCCGCGCCCTTATTTAGTCAGCTTGCTGGCCGCTTCGGCCACTGGCAAACGGCTTCAACTGAAAATCGTCATCAAATGATCTGCTCCCCGTTTATTGCTTTTTGTCTTCCAGCTCAGACAGCCAGGCCTTGTGCATACCGCAGGTAGTTGTTTCTGTCAGGCCCATTGCTGGGGACCGGGGTTCGCATTACTGTTCATCGAAAGCAGGGAGTCCAAACCAATAGTTGAAAAAATGGGCAGCCAATGGTTTTATTAAACCTTAATAACTATTCACAATTCCAGCATAAGGTCAGATACGTTGTCATTACAGTCTGCAGAGTGGTTTAGCCGGAATGGGGTAGAGTGCTCCCGAGTAAAAGCCAGAAATTCCTGCTTTCCGAAACATCTCCATGATGAATATGTTATCAGTGCAAACCTGACGGGTGTCGAGGAGATCTGGCTGTCAGGAGAAACTGCATACGTTAAAAGTGGTCAGGTGACCTTATATAACCCTGGCACGATTCAAGCGTCGCGCTTTGATAGTCAGTGCGTTGAATTTATCAGCGTGCATATGCCTCAGTCAGTGATGAAAACGCTTGCCGATGAGGAAAATCTACGCAGCGATCGTGAAGCACCGATCCTGCGTGAGGGCATAATCAATAATGTGCGCCTATTTGATGCTCTGTGCCGTTTTGCAACATCCGCTCGGCAGGAACAACACAGCATTAATCAGGAGCAGGAGCTGATATTACTTTGTGGCGAGCTGCTGGAAACACCCGCCATGCTGCAGGGCAGTGATAAACAGAGGGTTAACTTAGTCATTGAATATTTACGCGAGCATCTCAACGTAAAACCACAGCTGGAAATACTGTCGCAGATGGCCGGGTTGAGTAAATATCATCTTGTTCGCTGTTTCACCCGACAGACGGGCATGCCGCCTTTGCAATATCATATGCAGTTGCGCTTGCACCAGGCCCGCGATTTGTTGCGCAGGAATGTTCATCCGCTTGATGTGGCCATTATGCTGGGATTCTATGACCAGAGTCATTTCATCAATTCTTTTCGCAAAGTGATGGGAACGACGCCCCATCACTATGCTTCTCAGGTAAGATCAGGCCGCCATAAACTCCTGGTAACCTGACACGATCACATAAAGGGCAAAATAGCTGAATATCAGCGCTGACGCTATGTAGGAATATTTAAGCAGACGATGGCCAAGTAGCCTGCCACCAAAGCTACCGACCAGGCACAGCACACAGGTCCAGAACACGCCCGCAATAAAGAAGCCACTTAAAAACCAGGATGATGCCGTTACGCTGTGTTGCCCCATCCGGGAAATCAGCGCCCCTCCCACTGTAGCAAACCACAGGATGGCCGTGGGAGAGGACATCGCGAGCAAGACTCCTCGTCCGAATTCGCGCAGTAGTGAGCGGTATTGATGGGCTTCGTTCACGTTAAGCTCTGCAGCCTTCTGAAAAGCTGCAATGAGCATTTTGCCTGCGAACCACAACAGCATCGCGCCGCCCCCAATCCATAAGATCCAGCGTACGGCTTCATACTGAAGCAATAGGGTCATTCCTGCCAGCGCCAGTAACGCATAGACTAAATCACCCACGCAGGTGCCAATTCCCAGCCAGAAACCATGAAAATACCCACGTTGCATGGCCAGCGTAATCATGGCGATATTGGCAATGCCGATATCGAGACACAGCGAAAGGCTCAGTAAAAAACCATTTGAAAACGGGATCATAAAGTGAAGCCTTTGATTTTAAGCATGCCGAGACGTTTACTTAACCATTGCATGCGTAACCGGTATTGGAAGGAATTGCGCAGAGTGTATGAAATGATACTGTCTTTTTAGACAACAGGTTATTTCCTTGCCGGAGCCTTACTCATACGCCGTACTACCGGCATTGCTAAAATATGGATCAACCTAATCATGGACATCACGATCAGTCTTGCGCGAAATGAACACCTGGCCGCGCTTCGCATCATTGAGTTAGCGGCGTTTGAGACGCTACGCGCAGGAGGCGCAGTGACAGGGCCTCCTGCCGCGGGCAGCATTGATGACTTCAACCAGTTATGCCATGAAGGATTGCTCTTTGTCGCCTTCGCCCCGGCCGACATCCCGGTAGGATTCGCTGGAGCGTCAATCGTTGATAATTGGCTGCACATTGCAGAAGTTGACGTGCACCCGAACTGGCAGCACCGCGGAATAGGTCGGCGCCTGATGAATACGCTTCTTTCTGCAGGGAAGGCTCGTGGTTTCACTGGCGCTACTCTGACCACCGATCGCTACGTGCCTTGCAACGCATCTTTTTACGCCTCTCTGGGGTTTAAAATTGTGGAAGGGGAGGGAATTCAACGGCGGCTGAAAGATTTGCTCGATAAAGAAGCCGCATCGGGAATGGATCCGCAACGTCGCGTCGCCATGCAACTGCACTATTAGAATATTATTATTCTCAACGCTGAATCTGCCTATCAGACCTGGATAGAGCCCTGAGCCGCAAAATGCCAGCTCAGGGCTAAGCGCATTCCCCTTAGCCAATAGCGCCCAGCGTATCGCCCTGGCTTTGTTTCTTCGGCAACAGGAACAGCGTGGCGTAAATATCCAGCAGATAAATTGCCGCCAGCAGGCTAATGGCCGCATTGAAGGAGATCTGGCTGGCTAATGCGCCAATCGCCCAAGGCCCCAGGCCACCGACGCCGCGGCCAAGATTGAACAGGATATTCTGTGCGGTGGCGCGCGCTTCAACCGGGTAGGTATCGGAGATCAACGCGCCGTAGCCGCCGATCATACCGTTCACGAACAGCCCCATGACCGCGCCGGCAAACAGCATCAGGGTGGGATCGCTAAGTTGGGCGTAGCAAATGACCATCACCACAGCGCCAATCTGATAAGCAACGAAAATTTTCCAGCGGGTGAAGCGGTCTGCCAACACACCAAACAGCCAGATGCCGAAGGCCATGCCAACCACCGTCACCGCGGTCCATACCCCAGATTTCGTCAGCGAAAAGCCAAAGTTCTTCGCCAGGTAAGTGGGCATCCAGATCATCAGGCCGTAGTAGCCGAAGTTCTGCACCGAACAGAGGATGAAAATACCCAGGCTGGCCTTGCTGGTGGCGCTATCTTTAAACAGTAGCCTGATGCGCTGGCCGAAAGACAGCGTGTGGCTGTGGCTTTTCCGCTGGGCAAAGGCTTCGGGTTCCCCCATGGTGCGGCGGATAAGAAACGACGCCAGCGCCGGCAACAGGCCGACCAGGAACATGCCGCGCCAGCCAATGTGCGGCAGCAATAACGGCGTTAAAAAGGCTGCGGCCAATACGCCAAGCTGCCAGCCCATGCCGACGTAGGCGGAAGCGCGGTTGCGCTTTTCCGCGGGCCAGGCCTCGGCGATCAACGCCATGCCAATGCCGAATTCTCCACCCAGGCCGATACCGGCCAGCGTGCGGTAGGCGAGTAAATCCCAGTAACCCTGTGCGATGGCGCACAGGCCGGTGAAGAGGGAAAACATCAAAATCGTGACGGTGAGAACGCGGATGCGGCCAAAGCGATCGCTAAGATGGCCGAAAATCACGCCGCCGAGCACCGCGCCGATTAACGTCCAGGTGACCAGCGAGCCGGCCTCCGGGGAGGTGAGCTGCAGTTCAGCGGCGATAAGCGGCAGCATAAAGCCAAGGATCAGTAAATCGAAGCCGTCCATGGCATAGCCGCTAACGGAAGCCAGCATCGCCTTACCGGGTGTTGCATGATGATTACGCTGTGTGTGGTTGGGCATATTTTTTATCTTGTTGTTTATCTGGAGCAGGTATTGTGCCGCCGAGCGCGAAGAGTCTCCATAATAAATTCAGTAGGCTGGCAAGGGTTTGGGCGCACACCGGGAAAATGCTATGCTTTGCCGCCCTTCAGCCAGGCCGCTGAAGATCATGATTTACACAATCGGGAATGCAGATGAGTATAGAAAATCAGGTTCGCCAATGTTTGCTGGCGATTGAGCAGTCAATGCGCGATTTGGCGCTGTGGCAATCGGCACCGCCGGAGCCTGAGGCTTTCACCAGCGTGGAACCGTTCTGCGTTGACAGCATGCAGGCGGAAGAGTGGCTGCAATGGGTCTTCCTGCCGCGGATGTATGCGCTGCTGGATGCGAACGCGCCGCTGCCCACCCGCTTTGCCATCACGCCTTATTTCGAAGAGGCGCTTAAGCATAGAGAGCCGGTTTGCCTGCCGCTGCTGGCGGTGCTGCAGCGCCTGGACAACATGCTGAATCAAGAATCGCCGTAATGCTGGAGATTCTTTATCAGGATGCGCATCTGGTGGCCGTGAATAAGCCGGCCGGTTGGCTGGTGCATCGCAGTTGGCTGGATCGCCACGAGACGGTTTTTGTGATGCAGACCGTGCGCGATCAGATCGGCCAGCATGTGTTCACCGTGCACCGCCTCGATCGTCCCACCTCCGGTGTGCTGCTGTTGGCGCTCTCCAGCGAGGTGGCGCACCGGTTGTCGCAACAGTTTGAACAGCATCAGGTGCAGAAAACCTACCACGCGGTGGTGCGCGGCTATGTGCATGACGCCGCCACCTTGGATTACCCGCTCACGCAAGAGCGGGATAAAGTCGCCGACAGGTTCGCCAGTGCAGACAAAGCGCCCCAGTCTGCGCTCACGCACTATCGGCCGCTGGCGCGGGTGGAAATGCCGGTCGCGGTGGGCCGCTATGCCAGTGCCCGTTATACGCTGGTGGAACTGCGGCCGGAAACCGGGCGCAAGCATCAGCTGCGCCGCCATATGGTGCATATCAGGCACCCGATCGTCGGTGACAGTAAGCATGGCGATCTGCGCCAGAACCGGGCGATGGCGCAGCACTTTGGCTGCCCGCGCCTGATGTTACACGCCAGCCACCTGCGCCTGGCGCACCCGATCAGCGGTGAGCCGCTGCAGATTTCTGCGCGCTGGGATAGCCCGTGGCAGCGGTTGATGTCACAATTTGGCTGGCTGGACGTTGTCCCTGAACTCGCCAGGGTTGAGTTTCCCCCGGTAAGCGGTCAGGATAGCCCGTAATTTTTATGGATCATCAAGGGAGTTTGAGCGATGGCTCAGGTCGGTATTTTCGTCGGGACGGTTTACGGTAATGCTTTGCTGGTTGCGGAAGAGGCGGAAAACATTCTTAACGAGCAGGGGCATACGGTCAAACTGTTCGAAGAAGGCACGCTGGAAGCCTGGCAATACTATCGCCAGCACTATGCGCTGGTGATCACGTCCACCACCGGGCAGGGCGATCTGCCCGATAACATCGCGCCGCTGTTCGCCGCGATCCGCGATCAGGTTGGCTACCAGCCGGAGTTACGTTATGGCCTGATCGCATTGGGCGATAGCAGCTACGATCGTTTCTGCGGCGGCGGGCGGGCGTTTGACGCGCTGTTGCAGGAGCAGGGGGCGACGCGGATAGGCGATGTGCTGGAAATTGATGCGATTGAGCACCCAGAGCCGGAGGCGATCTCCTGCCCATGGGTTGAGCAGTGGAGCACGTTGCTGAAATAACCCGCGGCCAGTGCTGGGTCGGTGCGGATGCGCCGACCCGATGCAGCGCCGCGTGGGTTATTTCCCGTGCGTCAGTTTGTCCAGATCGGCTTCGATCTCGGCAATTTTGTTGGAAACCACGCTTTCCAGGTGGCGCAGATCGTCAAGAATTTTGCGTTTAAGATCGACGTCCGCCTGTTCGTGCTGGCACAGCTGATCGAGTTCATCGATCACATAGCGCAGGTTTGGGTTGATTTCGTGGATTTCTTTGTAACCCTGGCTGCTGTCCGAAACCACGGTTTTACGTTGGCGTGGGTATTTGAACTTGACGCTTTTTGCAAAGAACTCGCCTTTATCCTTACGGAAATAAATTTTGAGAATATCGTTATTGGCCTCTTGGCGAAGTGTATAACGATCAATGTCTTCCGGTTGGTTGATGCCTAAGCTTTTCAGATTATCGTACATAGAGCGCCCCTTTAGATTTTATACCCTTCATACCTGCACGCCGGCCATGCCTGCCTGTTTGCCGCTCGCCTGCAATCCTCGGGGCATACCGCATGTGGTGATTATGGCGCCTGCGCCCGCCCACGGCAGTGATCGCCCGCAGATTGAAGATAAAAAAATAGCGGGTAAATACCCGCCATTTCATTTTAGTCGATTGTTCTCAATAACTCATTAATGCCGACTTTACTGCGCGTTTTCGCATCCACTTTCTTCACGATAACGGCGCAGTACAGGCTGTAGGTGCCATCTTTGGAAGGCAGGTTGCCGGAAACCACCACGGAGCCGGCAGGAACGCGGCCGTAGTGAACTTCACCGGTTTCACGATCGTAAATACGGGTGCTTTGGCCGATAAATACGCCCATGGAGATCACGGAACCTTCTTCCACGATCACACCTTCCACCACTTCGGAACGCGCGCCGATAAAGCAGTTGTCTTCGATGATGGTTGGGTTGGCCTGCAGCGGTTCCAATACGCCGCCGATGCCGACGCCGCCGGACAGGTGAACGTTCTTGCCGATTTGCGCGCATGAGCCGACGGTAGCCCAGGTGTCCACCATGGTGCCTTCATCCACGTGAGCGCCGATGTTGACATAAGAAGGCATCAGCACGGTATTGCGGGCGATGAACGCCCCTTTGCGTACGCTGGCCGGCGGCACCACGCGGAAGCCTTCTTTCTGGAAGCGGGCTTCGTCGTAATCGGCGAATTTCATGGGCACTTTATCGTAGAAACGGGTTTCGGCGCCGTCGATGACTTTGTTGTCGCTGATTCGGAAAGAAAGCAGCACGGCCTTTTTCAGCCATTGATGGGTGACCCACTGACCGTTGATTTTTTCAGCTACGCGCAGTGCGCCGCTGTCCAGCAGGGCGATCACCTGGTTTACCGCTTCACGCGTTACCGTGTCTACGTTCGCCGGGGTGATCTCCGCACGGCGCTCGAAGGCGTTTTCAATAACGTTCTGTAATTGCTGCATTCTGTTTCTTTCCTGATTTTGTTGGTCAAAAGATTACTTGTATCACATTTTTTCGTTCGGGTTGAGCGCCTCGACCAGCCGCTGCGCCAACTTTTTGCGCGTTTCGCCATTCAGCGCCCGGCGATCGCTATCGGCAAGAATGAACAAATCCTCAACTCGTTCGCCGATGGTCGAGATACGCGCGCCGTGCAGGGAAACCCCCAGATCGGCGAACACTTCCGCCACCCGAGCCAACAGGCCGGGCTGATCGAGGGCCACCAGTTCGAGGTAGCTGCGGCGATCGGTATGGGTCGGCAGGAAGGTGACCTCGGTCGGCACGCTGAAGTGGCGCAGTTTGGAAGAGGGACGCCGCGTCCGCGGCGGCTGGTATTCCCGCTGCGTTAGCGCCTGCTCCAGCGCGAAACGCGTGGCCTCGTGGCGATCCGGCGCCAACGGGCTGCCGTCCGGCTCCAGTACGATGAAGGTATCCATCGCCATTCCGTCGCGGTTGGTAAAGATCTGCGCATCGTGCACGCTCAGGTTGCGGCGATCCATCTCCCCGGCCACGGCGGCGAACAGGTAAGGGCGGTCCGGGCTCCAGATAAAGATCTCGGTGCCGCCGCGCGTGGCCTGCGGGCTCAACAGCACCAGCGGTTTGGTGGAGTCATGGGCCAGCAGATGGCGCGCATGCCAGGCCAGCTGGTTCGGCGAATGGCGCAGGAAATAATCGGCGCGGCAACGGCTCCAGATGCGGTGCAGCGACTCTTCGTCGATATTATCCATGCGCAGTAGCGCCAGCGCCTGCAAGCGGTGGTGACGCACGCGTTCGCGCAGATCCGGGCCGTTTTGCATGCCGCGGCGCAGCTGTTTTTCGGTGGC is part of the Gibbsiella quercinecans genome and encodes:
- the truC gene encoding tRNA pseudouridine(65) synthase TruC, with product MLEILYQDAHLVAVNKPAGWLVHRSWLDRHETVFVMQTVRDQIGQHVFTVHRLDRPTSGVLLLALSSEVAHRLSQQFEQHQVQKTYHAVVRGYVHDAATLDYPLTQERDKVADRFASADKAPQSALTHYRPLARVEMPVAVGRYASARYTLVELRPETGRKHQLRRHMVHIRHPIVGDSKHGDLRQNRAMAQHFGCPRLMLHASHLRLAHPISGEPLQISARWDSPWQRLMSQFGWLDVVPELARVEFPPVSGQDSP
- a CDS encoding DUF3461 family protein, yielding MYDNLKSLGINQPEDIDRYTLRQEANNDILKIYFRKDKGEFFAKSVKFKYPRQRKTVVSDSSQGYKEIHEINPNLRYVIDELDQLCQHEQADVDLKRKILDDLRHLESVVSNKIAEIEADLDKLTHGK
- a CDS encoding flavodoxin yields the protein MAQVGIFVGTVYGNALLVAEEAENILNEQGHTVKLFEEGTLEAWQYYRQHYALVITSTTGQGDLPDNIAPLFAAIRDQVGYQPELRYGLIALGDSSYDRFCGGGRAFDALLQEQGATRIGDVLEIDAIEHPEPEAISCPWVEQWSTLLK
- the dapD gene encoding 2,3,4,5-tetrahydropyridine-2,6-dicarboxylate N-succinyltransferase, coding for MQQLQNVIENAFERRAEITPANVDTVTREAVNQVIALLDSGALRVAEKINGQWVTHQWLKKAVLLSFRISDNKVIDGAETRFYDKVPMKFADYDEARFQKEGFRVVPPASVRKGAFIARNTVLMPSYVNIGAHVDEGTMVDTWATVGSCAQIGKNVHLSGGVGIGGVLEPLQANPTIIEDNCFIGARSEVVEGVIVEEGSVISMGVFIGQSTRIYDRETGEVHYGRVPAGSVVVSGNLPSKDGTYSLYCAVIVKKVDAKTRSKVGINELLRTID